One region of Eleutherodactylus coqui strain aEleCoq1 chromosome 5, aEleCoq1.hap1, whole genome shotgun sequence genomic DNA includes:
- the SRRD gene encoding SRR1-like protein, which produces MDKPWVGSDTWQVVSKKKSTKKSSCRREDSACKAAGSEQPHHLYAAQDCTDAVKRINRTMTDLRMSDFWDSCQGCLLRCQDISAVTSDDGSIEELVKNMNLEGSIATCISFQHCDCVCYGLGNFTSCLTSRHQMAFLLLFLERFKIPRHQCYVFDPVFSPLELAVLKELGLTVVLENEEGKRSVCKPTVFYMLHCGKALYNNLLWRNWSCEALAQTVIIGNSFRGMEERLVSRVLQRDYTYIYKSLQIVEEMTFPESDRYSDIFNDTSIHRFPIAKLKSLTKETWQPQDEPQYQDCDDLEIILSPRR; this is translated from the exons ATGGACAA GCCCTGGGTGGGATCCGACACGTGGCAGGTGGTCAGCAAGAAGAAGTCCACCAAGAAGTCCTCCTGCCGAAGGGAAGATTCAGCTTGTAAAGCTGCTGGTTCTGAGCAGCCCCATCACTTGTATGCAGCCCAGGACTGCACCGACGCGGTCAAGAGAATTAACAGAACCAT GACAGACCTGCGAATGTCGGACTTTTGGGACTCTTGTCAAG GTTGTCTTCTCCGATGTCAAGATATTTCAGCAGTGACTTCAGATGATGGCAGTATTGAGGAGCTAGTGAAGAACATGAACCTTGAGGGCTCCATCGCTACCTGCATTTCTTTCCAACACTGTGACTGTGTGTGTTATGGTCTGGGAAACTTCACATCGTGTCTTACTTCCCGACACCAAATGGCTTTCTTACTTTTATTCCTGGAACGCTTTAAG ATCCCCAGACATCAGTGCTACGTTTTTGATCCTGTATTTTCTCCATTGGAGCTGGCTGTACTTAAGGAACTAGGGCTGACGGTTGTGCTGGAAAACGAG GAGGGCAAACGTTCAGTCTGTAAGCCCACAGTGTTTTACATGCTACATTGCGGCAAGGCGTTGTACAATAACTTGCTCTGGAGAAACTGGTCATGTGAAGCTTTGGCGCAAACCGTTATTATTGGCAACAGTTTCAGAGGAATGGAAGAAAG ATTGGTTTCCAGAGTCCTACAGAGAGATTACACTTATATATATAAG AGTTTACAGATTGTAGAAGAAATGACATTTCCAGAAAGTGACCGCTATAGCGACATTTTCAATGACACGTCTATTCATAGGTTTCCTATTGCAAAACTAAAATCTTTAACTAAGGAAACATGGCAGCCTCAAGATGAACCTCAATATCAAGACTGCGACGACCTGGAAATCATTCTCAGTCCCAGAAGATAG